The Saccopteryx leptura isolate mSacLep1 chromosome 2, mSacLep1_pri_phased_curated, whole genome shotgun sequence genome has a window encoding:
- the LOC136391984 gene encoding basic proline-rich protein-like encodes MTDKKTETSRSDFPDSGNLVPSPTSFLHTDSFLPKVSRMSKKSSAKNDPLCGGDAVGAAVLARAPGSPRGRWSAGPSGPGDRRRRARGRGGGGGCRWSRVRGHGRGGGRRAAQAGALLPSRMPEDRGTAGTQRPDLSPGRVPGRRADAPRSRLLLGAYRPRSLMPPPPPPPPGARRRHPSPPPSASPGPAPPQPRGLRPPSRELPRAGRVPARAAGARGAGRMHSRRREAAAGPGLAPAAACSAPVPGGAETRSPRPAASAGLVGRGDGEEAAGVGTAAEPPPERPLMKAQPPPPGSLVPPPPGAPEPAAGQGPWGCLAPGPGPR; translated from the exons ATGACTGACAAGAAGACTGAAACCTCTCGATCAGATTTCCCAGATTCCGGAAACCTGGTACCCTCTCCAACATCATTCCTGCACACTGATTCATTCCTGCCAAAGGTCTCTCGCATGAGCAAAAAGAGTTCCGCTAAAAATGATCCTCTATG CGGTGGAGACGCGGTCGGGGCGGCGGTCCTGGCCCGCGCGCCGGGCTCACCTCGCGGGCGGTGGAGCGCGGGGCCGAGCGGGCCCGGGGACCGGCGGCGCAGGGCGCGCggacgcggcggcggcggcgggtgTCGCTGGTCGAGGGTTCGCGGTCATGGACGCGGCGGCGGCCGACGCGCGGCGCAAGCGGGCGCCCTACTGCCCTCACGGATGCCTGAGGACAGAGGGACGGCGGGGACTCAGAGGCCGGACCTGTCACCGGGGCGGGTCCCGGGGAGGCGGGCGGACGCCCCGCGCTCCCGCCTCCTCCTCGGGGCCTACCGCCCCCGGTCCCTcatgccgccgccgccgccgcctcccccGGGCGCACGACGAcgacacccctccccaccccccagcgcCTCCCCGGGCCCGGCGCCGCCGCAGCCCCGGGGCCTGCGCCCGCCGAGCCGGGAGTTACCTCGGGCTGGCCGGGTCCCGGCCCGGGCTGCGGGAGCCAGAGGGGCCGGAAGAATGCATAGCCGGCGGCGGGAGGCGGCGGCGGGACCCGGCCTCGCTCCGGCTGCGGCGTGTTCCGCGCCCGTCCCCGGCGGCGCGGAGACTCGGTCCCCACGGCCGGCAGCGTCCGCCGGGCTGGTGGGGAGGGGCGACGGGGAGGAAGCGGCGGGAGTCGGGACTGCGGCGGAGCCGCCCCCAGAGCGCCCTCTAATGAAGGCGCAGCCGCCGCCGCCTGGCTCGCTCGTCCCGCCACCACCCGGCGCCCCCGAGCCGGCCGCGGGTCAAGGCCCTTGGGGCTGCCTGGCCCCCGGGCCGGGACCTCGCTGA